Proteins encoded together in one Anaerotignum faecicola window:
- a CDS encoding FtsK/SpoIIIE domain-containing protein yields the protein MAENSGRTRKTTSTRKKTAGGKKAATAKKNTSKRSVKQQKKRFGDTIYDEIILLIIMIVSFLVFLSLCTSKFGVIGGAVGGLFKGLLGTGAFLLPIASIGFCIWIILKREHDFAWVKIIGLAMFILGIAAMFQMIFDSENLNLSNYGFMETVSLFYKEGSGLNGGLFGGLIALGLKSSIGWGSYIVLTAIIIIGLMLSTGKSLFTGIESIADAVSGHMKVREAKIKAKAENIREREEKRRSKYADYEDYDDYEDYDVYGDYRSAHEKNTKNRNFNFPIDEADSGQIKEIEYEDKQKEKEIAKADYVEDKPAYKPISLGIKEKTQKLIEVLGFAEDVDEEPVAVLKMYDENSAEPVAEEDDFEEPIINIAGQNIDNIINEEPEEEIEESRTADEEDLTEVDNQEEFAETSEEFSYPENEKEQSGEENSGSAEETPEMNEIITGENEKREVKENENIKNNDDFEDMLDEDEEIEEEYEFPPIDLLGRKPPQSGGDTKTDMIANAKKLEETLGSFGVEAKVIQINKGPTVTRYELTPKQGVKVSKIVNLADDIALNLAATGIRIEAPIPGKAAVGIEVPNREPQSVYLRSVIESEEFKNFPSKLAFALGEDIAGSAIVTDIAKMPHLLIAGATGSGKSVCINTLITSLLYKSTPQEVKLLLIDPKVVELSVYNGIPHLLIPVVTDPKKAAGALNWAVREMLNRYQCFAEHNVRDIKGYNRMKNDKDETDLMPQIVIVIDELADLMMAAPGDVEDAICRLAQMARAAGMHLIIATQRPSVDVITGVIKANIPSRLAFAVSSGIDSRTILDSVGAEKLLGKGDMLFYPVGMSKPVRIQGAFVTDKEVENIVEFVKKGKNTKYDQSMIDTITAAGQSGEKGEPSDEHYDEACDLVVEKQKASVSMLQRQFRIGYNRAARLMDELEERGIVGPEEGSKPRKVLITKIQLNEMRYPTNEEE from the coding sequence ATGGCAGAGAATTCCGGTAGGACAAGAAAAACAACTTCAACGCGAAAAAAAACGGCGGGCGGAAAGAAAGCGGCCACTGCAAAAAAAAATACATCAAAAAGAAGTGTTAAGCAGCAGAAAAAGAGATTTGGAGATACAATTTATGATGAAATAATACTTCTTATAATTATGATTGTTTCATTTCTCGTATTTTTAAGTCTGTGTACAAGCAAATTCGGAGTTATCGGAGGAGCCGTAGGCGGCCTTTTCAAAGGCTTGTTGGGTACGGGCGCATTTCTTCTTCCCATAGCTTCAATTGGCTTTTGTATTTGGATTATACTAAAAAGGGAACATGATTTTGCATGGGTGAAAATCATCGGGCTTGCTATGTTTATTCTGGGCATTGCGGCTATGTTCCAAATGATATTTGACAGCGAAAACCTTAATTTGTCAAATTACGGTTTCATGGAAACGGTTTCCTTATTTTATAAAGAAGGTTCCGGCCTTAACGGCGGCCTTTTCGGCGGCCTTATTGCTTTGGGGCTTAAAAGCTCAATAGGATGGGGAAGTTATATTGTATTAACGGCGATTATAATAATAGGACTTATGCTGAGCACCGGAAAGTCGTTGTTTACGGGGATTGAAAGTATTGCGGACGCAGTCAGCGGGCATATGAAAGTCAGAGAAGCCAAAATTAAAGCCAAAGCGGAAAATATCCGTGAAAGAGAAGAAAAAAGGCGTTCTAAATATGCCGACTATGAAGATTATGATGATTACGAGGACTATGACGTATATGGCGACTACAGATCGGCGCATGAAAAGAACACTAAAAACAGAAACTTTAATTTCCCCATTGACGAGGCGGATTCAGGGCAGATTAAAGAAATTGAATATGAAGATAAACAAAAAGAAAAGGAGATTGCCAAAGCCGATTATGTTGAGGACAAGCCTGCTTATAAGCCAATCAGCCTTGGTATAAAAGAAAAAACGCAAAAACTTATTGAAGTACTCGGTTTTGCGGAAGATGTAGATGAGGAGCCTGTCGCGGTTCTTAAAATGTATGATGAAAACAGCGCCGAGCCTGTTGCCGAAGAAGATGATTTTGAAGAACCTATAATTAATATAGCGGGCCAAAATATTGATAATATAATAAATGAAGAACCGGAGGAGGAGATTGAGGAATCCCGCACGGCAGATGAAGAGGATTTAACGGAAGTTGATAATCAAGAAGAATTTGCGGAAACTTCCGAGGAATTTTCATATCCTGAAAATGAGAAGGAGCAGTCAGGAGAAGAAAACAGCGGTTCTGCGGAAGAAACGCCGGAAATGAATGAAATAATTACAGGCGAAAATGAAAAAAGAGAAGTTAAAGAAAACGAAAATATTAAAAATAACGATGATTTTGAAGATATGCTTGACGAAGATGAAGAAATCGAAGAAGAATATGAATTTCCGCCTATAGACCTTTTGGGCAGGAAACCTCCGCAGTCCGGCGGCGATACGAAAACCGATATGATAGCGAACGCTAAAAAGCTTGAAGAAACCCTCGGAAGTTTCGGCGTTGAAGCTAAAGTTATACAAATAAATAAAGGGCCTACTGTAACAAGATATGAACTTACTCCTAAACAAGGAGTTAAAGTAAGCAAAATTGTAAACCTAGCAGATGACATTGCGCTTAACCTTGCGGCGACAGGCATCAGGATTGAAGCGCCTATTCCGGGAAAAGCCGCCGTTGGAATTGAAGTGCCGAACAGGGAACCTCAGTCCGTTTATCTGAGAAGCGTGATTGAGAGCGAAGAATTTAAGAATTTCCCATCAAAACTTGCTTTTGCGCTTGGAGAAGACATTGCGGGAAGCGCGATTGTTACGGATATTGCAAAAATGCCCCACCTTCTGATTGCGGGGGCAACCGGAAGCGGCAAAAGCGTATGCATAAATACTTTGATTACAAGTCTTCTTTATAAATCAACTCCTCAAGAGGTAAAACTTCTGCTTATTGATCCGAAGGTTGTTGAATTAAGCGTATATAACGGAATACCTCATTTGCTTATACCTGTTGTTACGGATCCTAAAAAAGCGGCGGGAGCTTTAAATTGGGCCGTAAGGGAAATGCTTAACCGCTATCAATGTTTTGCCGAACATAATGTGCGTGACATTAAAGGTTATAACCGTATGAAAAACGATAAGGACGAAACGGATCTTATGCCGCAGATTGTAATAGTTATAGATGAACTTGCAGATCTTATGATGGCTGCTCCGGGCGACGTTGAGGACGCCATATGCCGACTTGCTCAGATGGCAAGGGCGGCTGGCATGCATCTTATAATTGCAACGCAAAGACCGTCGGTTGACGTTATAACTGGGGTTATAAAGGCAAACATACCGTCAAGACTTGCGTTTGCCGTTTCAAGCGGTATAGATTCAAGAACGATACTTGACAGCGTAGGCGCCGAAAAGCTGCTCGGAAAAGGGGACATGCTTTTTTATCCCGTTGGAATGAGCAAGCCGGTTAGGATACAGGGGGCGTTTGTAACTGATAAGGAAGTTGAGAATATCGTTGAGTTTGTAAAAAAAGGAAAGAACACAAAATATGACCAATCAATGATAGACACTATTACGGCCGCCGGACAGTCAGGAGAAAAAGGGGAGCCGTCCGACGAACATTATGACGAGGCATGCGATCTTGTAGTGGAAAAGCAGAAAGCGTCCGTATCGATGCTTCAGCGCCAGTTTAGGATAGGCTATAACAGGGCGGCAAGACTTATGGACGAACTTGAAGAACGCGGTATTGTCGGCCCGGAAGAAGGAAGCAAGCCGCGTAAAGTTCTTATAACAAAAATTCAGCTTAATGAAATGAGATATCCAACCAACGAAGAAGAATAA
- a CDS encoding acyltransferase, with protein sequence MDTAKKEIITANALLCLMVIFIHVSSIPITTLPKDGLSYLIIFIPWRLSAFVVQGFIFLSGLKMFLKDNKNISYKKYYISRFKKIVVPYIIWVVVYYLYFCFIAQYYPFDVKHLLTHMFRGTLVSPFYFIIVIIQFYALAPLWQKLYRNIRPSITFILSLAVTIILGMYLPAIIEYITNGYIFNYNDRVFTKYLVYWSMGAIAGLNYDRFIEMIKNKAVIISVLFISLSAADLYFSYKSFALSYSVAFLENMHVFYCISAILFIMLLSTKIRPNKAISSVSSVSYSIFLSHCLVIYIINRCFEIYGTHGILIDFIIRFIFTYAITLSFCLLYKHIIYYLKRIHN encoded by the coding sequence ATGGATACGGCAAAAAAAGAAATCATAACGGCAAACGCCTTGTTATGCTTAATGGTAATATTCATACATGTATCTTCCATACCGATTACAACCCTTCCTAAAGACGGTTTGTCTTATTTAATTATATTTATTCCATGGCGGCTTTCAGCTTTTGTTGTACAGGGATTTATATTTCTGTCAGGGCTTAAAATGTTTTTGAAAGACAATAAAAATATCAGTTATAAAAAATATTATATTTCAAGATTTAAAAAAATAGTTGTTCCGTATATAATATGGGTTGTTGTCTATTACTTATATTTCTGCTTCATTGCGCAGTATTACCCGTTTGATGTTAAACATCTCCTAACGCATATGTTCCGCGGAACGCTTGTAAGCCCTTTTTATTTTATAATTGTAATAATACAATTTTACGCGCTCGCCCCTTTATGGCAGAAACTTTACAGGAATATACGGCCTTCGATTACATTTATATTATCGCTTGCAGTAACAATCATATTAGGCATGTATCTACCGGCCATTATAGAATATATAACAAACGGATACATATTTAATTACAACGACAGGGTTTTTACAAAATATCTCGTTTACTGGTCAATGGGCGCCATAGCCGGCCTTAACTATGATAGATTTATAGAGATGATAAAAAATAAAGCTGTAATCATATCGGTCTTATTTATATCTTTGTCCGCGGCGGATCTATATTTCAGCTATAAATCATTCGCACTTTCATACAGCGTGGCTTTTCTGGAAAACATGCATGTTTTTTATTGCATTTCAGCAATACTCTTTATAATGCTTTTAAGTACAAAAATAAGGCCAAACAAAGCAATTTCATCTGTAAGCAGCGTAAGTTACAGTATTTTCTTAAGCCACTGTTTAGTTATCTACATAATAAACAGGTGCTTTGAAATATACGGAACCCATGGTATACTTATTGACTTTATAATAAGATTTATATTTACATATGCCATAACTTTATCGTTCTGCCTTTTGTATAAGCATATAATATATTATTTAAAAAGAATACATAATTAA
- a CDS encoding 5-(carboxyamino)imidazole ribonucleotide synthase, with product MENIHKKIGIIGGGQLGQMMILEAKKMGFYITVLDPTLHCPANTLVDEHIVADFEDEKAIRRLAEKSDVITYEFEHINSKVLKELEKEGKKVYPTASSLEIIQNKYSQKCLLKENGIPVPDFIEIRNVEDILTSGKKFGYPMLLKAATGGYDGKGNYVVKNADDAENGYKFLGNGSLPLMAEKFFPFTMEISVLACRSIDGDIKVYPVAENIHFDNILDKTKVPAGIDDATTKKAMELAKRVMEVFNGVGMFCTEMFVDSSGNVAVNEVAPRPHNSGHYTIEACVTSQFEQHIRAVSGLPLGDASLIRPAVMRNILGENGFKGKAVVKGADNCLKVPGVTLHIYGKEESKGKRKMGHLTATANRLEDAEKNADNAFKSIIITGSEKI from the coding sequence ATGGAAAATATACATAAAAAAATAGGGATAATAGGCGGCGGCCAATTAGGCCAAATGATGATTTTGGAAGCAAAAAAGATGGGATTTTATATAACCGTTTTAGATCCTACCCTTCACTGCCCTGCCAACACATTAGTTGACGAACATATAGTTGCGGATTTTGAAGATGAAAAAGCAATACGTCGGCTTGCAGAAAAAAGCGACGTTATTACATATGAATTTGAACATATAAATTCAAAGGTTCTTAAAGAGTTGGAAAAAGAAGGTAAAAAAGTTTATCCTACTGCTTCCAGTCTTGAAATAATACAAAATAAATATTCACAGAAATGCCTTTTAAAAGAAAACGGAATTCCCGTACCAGACTTTATTGAAATCAGGAATGTTGAAGATATACTTACGTCCGGAAAAAAATTCGGTTATCCTATGTTATTAAAAGCGGCTACAGGCGGATATGACGGCAAAGGAAACTATGTTGTTAAAAATGCCGACGACGCCGAAAACGGATACAAATTCCTCGGCAACGGCTCACTGCCGTTAATGGCAGAAAAATTCTTTCCATTTACTATGGAAATTTCAGTTCTTGCCTGTCGTTCGATAGACGGCGACATTAAAGTATACCCAGTGGCCGAAAACATACATTTCGACAATATACTGGATAAAACAAAAGTTCCTGCCGGAATAGATGACGCAACAACAAAGAAGGCTATGGAGCTTGCAAAACGTGTTATGGAAGTTTTTAACGGTGTCGGAATGTTCTGCACGGAAATGTTTGTTGACAGTTCAGGAAACGTAGCCGTAAATGAGGTTGCGCCACGCCCTCACAACAGCGGCCATTATACAATAGAAGCATGCGTTACAAGCCAATTTGAACAGCATATAAGGGCCGTAAGCGGTCTGCCCCTAGGCGACGCATCTCTTATACGCCCGGCAGTTATGCGCAACATCCTCGGGGAAAACGGATTTAAAGGAAAAGCCGTTGTAAAAGGCGCCGACAACTGCCTCAAAGTTCCCGGAGTAACCCTTCACATTTACGGAAAAGAAGAAAGCAAAGGAAAACGCAAAATGGGACATCTGACTGCAACTGCCAACAGACTGGAAGATGCGGAAAAAAATGCCGACAATGCTTTTAAAAGCATTATTATTACAGGGAGTGAGAAAATATAA
- a CDS encoding cysteine protease StiP family protein: MRSTYKNEDVTILLKDITGIVNPIATEEREKLIQSGTHYSEMLPVEYKPTEKYMEVYRNALNIFSEDTANAVAVVSQKILNKKGEKVVLVSLARAGTSIGVLIKRYFKDIWNIEIPHYTISIIRGRGIDKNAIDYLLKRYPAELIQFVDGWIGKGAILNVLKEAVAPYGGVSPELAVLADPANMTELCGTHEDILIPSSCLNCTVSGLISRTFLRNDIIKGSDFHGAVYYGELLKEDLTYDFIECVEKNFKDNIEFNDTKKCRSGYSEVEEIAANFKINDVNLIKPGIGETTRVLLRRVPWKILINEKYADDISLKHIFQLAEEKNVEVVLYPLENYRACGIIKEYGDI, from the coding sequence TTGCGGAGCACATATAAAAATGAAGACGTTACGATACTCTTGAAAGATATAACGGGAATTGTTAATCCGATAGCTACCGAAGAGAGGGAAAAGCTGATTCAAAGCGGAACCCATTACAGTGAAATGCTTCCTGTTGAATATAAACCTACGGAAAAATATATGGAAGTTTACAGGAATGCATTAAATATATTTTCTGAGGATACGGCAAATGCAGTTGCCGTTGTGTCCCAAAAAATATTAAATAAAAAAGGGGAAAAAGTTGTCCTTGTTTCGCTTGCGAGGGCAGGAACCTCAATAGGCGTGCTTATAAAAAGATATTTTAAAGATATATGGAATATTGAAATACCGCATTATACAATTTCGATTATACGCGGACGGGGAATTGACAAAAATGCAATCGACTATCTGCTTAAAAGATACCCGGCCGAACTTATACAGTTTGTTGACGGTTGGATTGGAAAAGGGGCTATTTTGAATGTGCTGAAAGAGGCGGTTGCTCCATACGGAGGCGTTTCACCTGAATTGGCTGTGCTTGCAGATCCTGCCAATATGACGGAGTTGTGCGGTACGCATGAGGATATTTTAATTCCGAGTTCATGTTTGAACTGCACTGTTTCAGGGCTTATAAGCAGGACTTTTTTAAGAAACGATATAATAAAAGGCAGTGATTTTCACGGCGCCGTTTATTATGGGGAGCTTTTGAAAGAGGATTTAACTTATGATTTTATAGAATGTGTTGAAAAAAATTTTAAAGATAATATTGAATTTAATGATACAAAAAAATGCCGCAGCGGATACAGTGAAGTTGAGGAGATTGCCGCAAACTTTAAAATAAACGATGTAAATTTGATTAAACCCGGAATAGGGGAAACTACGAGAGTGCTTTTAAGGCGTGTTCCATGGAAAATACTCATAAACGAAAAATATGCCGATGATATTTCTTTAAAACATATATTTCAGCTTGCAGAAGAGAAAAATGTTGAAGTTGTATTATATCCTTTGGAAAATTACAGGGCATGCGGCATAATCAAGGAGTACGGCGATATTTAA
- a CDS encoding phosphoribosyltransferase family protein, whose amino-acid sequence MMNFDKDSLVRFAMRDNNKLRPYLLVNPLQGKHMPVAPETALNMFNMLAKLLCDRYREEKLFLIGFAETATAIGASVSVSCENVLYYIHTTRENVNGAHGYLNFSEVHSHASEQKLVLNNLEYFIKNTDRIIFVEDEVTTGNTILNLISALQSRYGSLKKLNFGILSILNSMSDKAISDFEKNGISCMFIERIDNSKIINGLKKYKFDERLKKEVSFAKPNLQRLYISGMEDPRMGVCVQRYLKSCEKLSKELVNFIDNKNQIWKKILVLGTEEFMFPPLLFAYELANKLGADIKFHASTRSPILPSSSDGYPIKTRHGLKSVYENERKTFIYNLESYDAVIWIYDCIGNDEGIESMCGALEGCGCKNIYAVRWGE is encoded by the coding sequence ATGATGAATTTTGATAAAGACAGCCTCGTTAGATTTGCAATGAGGGATAATAATAAGCTTAGGCCGTATCTTTTGGTAAATCCTCTTCAAGGAAAACATATGCCGGTTGCCCCCGAAACTGCTTTAAACATGTTTAATATGCTTGCAAAACTTCTTTGTGACAGATATAGGGAAGAAAAACTTTTTCTTATAGGATTTGCCGAAACTGCAACCGCTATAGGCGCATCTGTATCTGTTTCATGTGAAAACGTATTGTACTATATCCATACTACAAGGGAAAATGTCAATGGGGCGCATGGATATTTAAATTTTTCTGAGGTACACAGCCATGCATCGGAACAAAAACTTGTTTTAAACAACCTTGAATATTTTATAAAGAATACAGATCGTATTATTTTTGTTGAAGACGAGGTTACAACAGGAAATACTATACTGAATTTAATTTCTGCATTACAAAGCAGGTACGGCAGTTTAAAAAAGCTTAATTTTGGAATTTTATCAATATTAAACAGCATGAGTGATAAAGCGATTAGTGATTTTGAAAAAAACGGTATTTCATGTATGTTCATCGAAAGGATTGATAACAGTAAGATTATAAACGGGCTGAAGAAATATAAATTTGATGAAAGGCTTAAAAAAGAAGTATCCTTTGCGAAACCGAATTTACAGAGATTATATATTTCAGGAATGGAAGATCCCAGGATGGGGGTATGTGTGCAAAGGTATTTAAAATCATGTGAAAAGTTATCGAAAGAGCTGGTTAATTTTATTGATAATAAAAATCAAATATGGAAGAAAATACTTGTTTTAGGTACGGAGGAATTTATGTTTCCGCCGCTTTTATTTGCGTATGAATTAGCTAATAAACTTGGTGCGGACATAAAGTTTCATGCAAGCACGAGAAGCCCCATACTTCCGAGCAGCAGCGACGGATACCCTATTAAAACAAGGCATGGCCTTAAAAGCGTATACGAAAATGAGCGGAAAACATTTATTTATAACCTTGAAAGCTATGACGCTGTTATTTGGATTTATGATTGTATAGGAAACGATGAAGGGATAGAATCCATGTGCGGCGCGTTGGAAGGCTGCGGCTGTAAAAATATTTATGCAGTAAGGTGGGGAGAATAA
- a CDS encoding HpcH/HpaI aldolase/citrate lyase family protein yields the protein MEQFDKIKSGIKRNWNRDKLQYAVGAMLYTPALNTSIADSVINKSLSMPYSLTLCLEDSISDNSVEKAEAELENTVKKIYGEWKSGGISDIDIPLIFVRVRNAAQLKKINGFLKEYYRIIAGYVFPKFSLGCADDYIETIKEINGVSKERIYMMPILESGDIIDLRTRHNILYLIKEKLDCVKDFVLNIRVGGNDFCKEFGIRRNLEETIYDIKTVSSALADILTVFSREYVVSGPVWEYFAGKGMAWEEGLKRETRLDILNGFVGKTVIHPLQIAPVNSCLAVSRADYNDACDISGWNCGSLGVSKSGNGERMNELKTHLAWAEKILCLAEFYGVSKDDEF from the coding sequence ATGGAACAGTTTGATAAAATTAAAAGCGGCATAAAAAGAAACTGGAACAGGGATAAACTTCAATACGCTGTAGGGGCCATGCTGTATACGCCGGCCTTAAATACTTCTATAGCTGACAGCGTTATAAACAAATCTTTGAGTATGCCGTATTCACTAACGCTGTGTCTTGAAGATTCTATAAGTGATAATTCTGTTGAAAAGGCTGAAGCGGAATTGGAAAATACAGTAAAGAAGATATACGGCGAATGGAAAAGCGGAGGAATCTCAGACATCGATATACCTTTGATATTTGTTAGGGTGAGAAATGCCGCACAGCTTAAAAAGATTAACGGATTTCTTAAAGAGTATTATCGTATTATTGCCGGATATGTGTTTCCGAAATTTTCTTTAGGATGTGCAGATGATTATATAGAAACTATCAAAGAAATAAACGGCGTTTCAAAAGAAAGGATTTATATGATGCCGATATTAGAAAGCGGCGATATTATTGACTTGAGGACAAGACATAATATACTTTATTTAATTAAGGAAAAACTTGACTGTGTTAAGGATTTTGTTTTAAATATTCGCGTTGGGGGCAACGATTTTTGTAAGGAATTTGGAATTAGAAGAAATTTAGAAGAAACTATTTATGATATAAAAACAGTCAGTTCAGCCTTGGCGGATATTTTAACTGTTTTTTCACGTGAATACGTTGTTTCAGGGCCTGTATGGGAATATTTCGCAGGAAAAGGCATGGCGTGGGAAGAAGGATTAAAAAGAGAAACGCGCCTTGATATATTAAATGGGTTTGTTGGCAAAACTGTTATTCATCCGTTGCAAATTGCGCCTGTAAACAGTTGTCTTGCGGTAAGCAGGGCTGATTACAATGATGCGTGCGATATTTCGGGATGGAATTGCGGATCTCTTGGAGTTTCTAAAAGCGGAAACGGTGAAAGGATGAATGAACTTAAGACGCATTTGGCATGGGCTGAAAAAATTTTATGCCTTGCAGAATTTTATGGGGTGTCCAAAGATGATGAATTTTGA
- a CDS encoding HAD hydrolase family protein, whose product MILFFSDLDNTLIYSYKHDIGKRYLVEKKGDKELSYITEYTYTALKHLFLQENIMFVPVTTRSEEQYKRIEFPHGFVPEFAIVSNGGVLLHNGNKEPLWEKLTADLVNEVLDELQKGRKFLEEEGVSFEEVRLVDNVFIYTKCHDVKSCINSLSDLLDLNKVVIESNNEKIYIIPKTVNKGEAVRRFGKAMGADCIIAGGDSVLDLPMLYEADIAVFPQKLRRWCAASFKNAHVVSDNEFLSDAVLKFVLDMV is encoded by the coding sequence TTTTTTTCTGATTTAGATAATACGCTGATATACTCATATAAACATGATATAGGAAAAAGATACCTTGTGGAAAAAAAGGGCGACAAGGAATTATCATACATAACAGAGTATACATATACGGCGTTAAAACATTTATTTTTGCAGGAAAATATTATGTTTGTTCCGGTTACCACACGTTCGGAGGAGCAATATAAAAGGATTGAGTTTCCGCATGGTTTTGTTCCTGAATTTGCTATTGTCAGCAACGGAGGCGTATTGCTCCATAACGGGAATAAGGAACCTTTGTGGGAAAAGTTAACAGCAGATCTTGTTAATGAGGTTTTAGATGAACTTCAAAAGGGCCGTAAGTTTTTGGAGGAGGAAGGCGTGAGCTTTGAAGAAGTGCGCCTTGTTGACAACGTATTTATATATACTAAATGCCATGATGTAAAAAGTTGTATTAATTCGCTGTCGGATTTACTTGACTTAAATAAGGTTGTTATAGAATCGAACAATGAAAAAATTTATATTATACCCAAGACGGTTAATAAAGGCGAGGCTGTGAGACGTTTTGGAAAGGCTATGGGGGCGGATTGTATTATTGCCGGCGGAGACAGCGTTTTGGATCTGCCGATGCTGTACGAAGCGGATATAGCTGTTTTTCCTCAGAAGCTTAGGCGCTGGTGTGCGGCAAGTTTTAAAAATGCACATGTGGTAAGCGATAATGAATTTTTATCAGATGCGGTTTTAAAATTTGTACTTGATATGGTTTGA